The DNA sequence AAATCAAAAAAACCAACCATTGTTTTTGAAGCTGTGGCAAGTCCAGACACTTGGATCTGACATGCTTTCTTTGGAATCCCTGGAGCCCATAATGACATCACTATTCTAGGacgttgataggagcattttaatgtgatattttaatagttaattcctcacattttgcttagttaattccttaactgaatcgatttttaattcaatttctatttttaggtacattggagtaaatgaaggtgaaatgagcgttaggtccataattacctggaaatgatggagaaaaatggaaatgtactaaaagatcaattttacacatattcctactccggctaggagaaaccaagccaagcaaagaagaaggagcggccgcctgaccaaatgaacttcaaatgagctgaaaccttccagatccattctagacacccaaaggatcatttcttatgaagagtgccagagaaaaatatgagtggaaggccttcaaacaatcagcccaattttctacataagcaaaaccggaaaactggacctgtaagaggtccagcagcatttccagcccaaccacatggattgaagctctgaaaatttgtcatgatgatctacactcatagtggaacatttcatatgaagaagtcgaaggcatataatgaagtcttgttggagaaataattgaaggaataaagggaaagaaactgacctgaaaacagctcaacaccacatattcatgtttcccacccacatgaagaaagctagatgcttttctctttttccttggatatattttttctacaatctctttaatagatcatcatcacttccatgttgctgcaccttcatgctttggtttcatttcatcatttctctttcttttccatattttacaaatcactttcatactccactttcattatttttcttccactcatcatttcactcttctttttcttccctatataaacaccttctcctctcattctaaaacacattccttcatccattccatcttctttgtctctccatttcctttccatttttccacaaattccttcatccatttcatcttcttgtctcaccatttcctctccattttccttagtcaccaattccttcatccattccatcttctttgtctctccatatcctctccatatttctttttcattctctagttttcttgttcttcattttcaagccaagagaaagagaagccatgcaatacatcaatttcctaaccgccatccacccttgtgtcgtccctagaagattgcttgctttcaaggatcttcaagttcttcatttcaaggctttatcattcatctttcaaggtgtattatatcctttctcttgttttctttgtttgattttgtaagactatgaattctagttaacaaataatgttaagggcaaagtttaaagcccgtttatatgttttgagataaagttgtgatttctatatgttgatttttatgttgcttatgtgggtttgtttaattaaatttgcatgatagaaaacttttgtattttaatcttatgtggttgcaaacacttagggttttgatatgaatggtgctaggtttaagaacatgaaatcgacttttcgttttgtgtaaacttgaatcaaagtagtaaaggttttgtgcaaagaccgaatttaattaaagaggattgcaattaggtggacttttccatactaagttgtacacttgagttgatagcctttctctatgtctaatgcgttgaacatgtcatgattgactagctttctagggcttgattgcatgtttgataggattaatctaggtgttttcgcttaggttaattagcattgaaaagtaaaatatgggaaatcatttgctttcgaatgtttcacatgatcaactcctctctcatgacatttaaaatcaactataggaattgtaattggatttcttacatatggatgtggttttgatctttgttccttgcgatccacccttgtatatatgtttttacattttctttattttatttatcttaattttcaattctataattcttaaacccccctccctttttattttgttacttgtatatatttctattctttattttatttttgtaaataatattttattattttaattctttatttgtttatacaattgtatatatttatattctttattttattttgtaaataatacttttctttatttgtttcacaattacaagtgtaccctcaatccccggatagaacgatccctatttgcttatactactaacgatatttcagggttaaattatgcgcttgctttcaggcgcatcagaCGTTCACCATTATTTGATGCTGTAACAACAAGTGAGGCACCACAACTTAATTACTATGTCAACGAGACTCCTTACGAGTTTGAGTACTACCTTGCTGATGGCATCTACCCTAAGTGGATGACACTTGTGCAATCAATCAAACATCCTGATAATGATGCAGAAGTGTATTTTTCCACCAAGCAGGAGGTATACTACAAGGATGTGGAAAGAGCATTTGGGATTCTGCAAGCACGATTTGGAATTATTAGGCAACCTGCAAGAGGTTGGGAGCGAGAATCATTATCGACAATCATGTTGGCTTGCATAATACTTCATAATATGATTGTTAAGGATGAACGAGATGACTACTACAATGGTGAGCCCGACGATGATGATCCAAATCCAAATAGGTCAAGGAGAGCTCGGGCAAGAATATATGATGGCCCAAATTTTCCGCGTAATCCAAGAACCGGACATATCACAATGACTGAATACATGTCTCGTTACTGAAGGATACGCTCTCGTGTTGGAAATAATAATCTACGAAATGACCTTATCCAACATGTTTGGTCAAATAGACGATGCTAGGAGAATATCTATGCTAGGTGAGGTAATAATTGACAATTTATTGTCATGTCATAATCCTCATCAATAAATagtgttgttttttttcttcttgttattattattatgtggcttgttttagttttcttttgattaTGTGGTTGCTTACTTTAATTTGTAATGAATAAAAGTtgtatttaatttttcttcatgTTCCAACCATTTTTTTTCATAAGATTAAAATTGCATAAACTTCATTGacattaaaaaaatttgacCGCCTACATTTCTACATAACTTGAACAATTTATTAAGAAAACATTGACCGAATTGATAAAATAACCAAACTATTCGTCATCTTCGGATGCCATACGTGGATGATAGTCGTCTTCGGTTGCCATACATGGATGGTAGTCATTGGATGTTGCGGCGGAATTAGGAAACAACTCACGTGCCCTTAGCCTTTCAAGAGCTTCCATCTTCTTCCCATCAAAATATGTCTTGCTCCTTGGAGTAAAATCAACGGTTTGCATCATTACAATGACTtcttccctctccctctccctctctcgtcGATCCTCCTTCATTTTCTCTCTTATGGCTTTTGCCTCTTCTGCTTTGATGTTTTCTTCCCTAATTTGGTCTATGTTAGCCAATAATTTTTCTTGAAAGGCTTTCTCCTCCTTTTCTTTGGCCTTCAATTTATGTTTTCTTGCCATATTTTGTCCCAATGGTCTAGGAAGGGAATCCGGAGTTGAAGTTGGTGTCGAAGTAGATCTGTTTggctcttcatcatcctccaAGGATATAGGGAGGTTTCTTTGCACCGGTGATGGACCAAAGTTTTCTAGTGGTGGATCATCAAACGTCACCCAACTATCGCTAACAAATTGTAACAACTTTGATGGCGATAATTTTTTCCATTCATATCGTCCTTGTAGAAATCTTCGGCTAAGTGTTgctataacaaaaataaaaattatacaataacaataagaATAGTTtcatgaaaaaatatatatatatatatattacaattaCTTgctaagcaattttttttttttaaattatgtaAAAGAGGTCTTACTCTGTTGGATTGATTAGCTCTGCTATGAATCCTCCTCTCGGCGCGTTTGACGCATTGATGTCATTTGTTCATTTGTGGGAAGATGTGTTTTTTCCATCGAGAtttacaactctcaaaatttCTAACATTCGGAGGAGCACCATTGAAAAATTCTTTAAACTTTTGCTCTACTTGTTTCCAAATGCCGGTCTCTTTTTGTTTCGTACCTTTGTCGGAGTTTTCGGATACTTGGATGAACACAATGCAAAGAGCTTCATATTCATTTCTTGTCCAATTAGCTCATTTGATGGACATGCTTTTCACTAGAAAGAGAATAGAAAGATAGAAGAAGTTTGTTGAAGTGAATTGTAGAAGGAAAACTAAAGGTGTGAAATTATAGAGAAATTGTGGttgtatttatagagaaaatgatgctttcaaattttattgtttttgctataaatattatataaatgtggttgtccactgtaaatattcattagttatgtccttatgatgtaaacattactcctatataaaggggtctaattaGACAAttctacctcctcctacattttatttctctattctatcactctcatattctctagtttataacacgttatcagcacgaatttcctcttatttttcttcttcttcttctttgaactccatgatgatccaCCAGCTTATGGTacaacatagttgcttatgaccaagactaatgatctatgagttttcttctttctctcctagatgactatcaattttctttatgcgatcatttaaatatatttgtatgtatatTTTATATgatataattgttgaaaatttatatttcataaaCGACAATAAGAACTACATGTTTCATTGCTCAAGACTCGAGTCCTCTGACTgagtagtcttagaacctatggttctatagacatcacacgaatgtttttctcgtgtgttCCCTATGGCATCCATTGTTCATAGTTATGAACTCTTCGAAACCtttgtttcgtatatgaatttttcatagaacatattgttctaataattatggatcctaatatatctcatcttttctctttgtagaaagatgacgcatctaacaaaattggactttgatcctcttaaaatttatggcaagaactatttgatgctgaaattcaCCTTTTGGCTAAAAACCTTGGAAATGTcatcaaagttgacaataagtcatctgtgcaagatcccgccaagcctatgattttcttgcgtTATCATCTTGATAAGATCCTAAAAGATGATTACCTTATGGTGAAAGATCCACTTGAGATTTGGCAATCATTGGCTGATCGATTTGCTCACTAGAAAACCATTGTTCTATCTAGAGCACGATATGAATGGATGCATTTTGAGCCTTCAGAATTTTAAATCTgtcactgattttcaattccgctatacatatgattacctcccaactaaaattatgtggagaatctgttagtgaagataacaagctcaaagtctctggtttttttttgtggacaatggaaaacatattgatCCGGTAATTATTGTTATAAGTAACTATGTTGTttgtgaaaaaataacaaaattatttttccaTCGCTGGGACTTGAACTCAGGTCTTTTTTGGTGAGAACCAAATATCCTAACCAACTACATTACAATGGATTTtcgattatttttttataatgttatattaatgcatgtaTCAATTATTGACTTTAAATGAGCCCCTTCTATTTTTGGCATATGGTACTCACATATTGGTATAAACAATGTTAATTATGTTTCCAACAGAATCGAGGTATGCATTTTCATAAGTTCGACGACTTCATTTTGGTTTcctattattatattatttgataATTTGACATAAAGTTGTCAATTTCTTATGAGATCGAAACTACATGTTTTTTGATCCAATTATATGAGGACTTGAAATTCCTCcactgattgttatacaatcaaatagatcgaaacctcttgtttcttgatttccaattatgtcaggacctttgtcccttctctttatgagtacatgtgaaactctgttcactccacttttagaacatgcttctaattgtgaagactcaaacCAAATGTTTTGAGTATGAGGGCTATGGTTCCTAAATATATTATTATTCGAGTATATGCTTATGCCCATATGGACTACTGTCCCAGACTCAAAATTTGagtatataattttgacatttgttttcagtgtcaaacaataatatgaaccatgtgttcattaataaattcaatttgaaccatgaatgttcatgataaatataataacaaacatagttgtcttgcatgcatataatgcaactatggacataatccattgcaattgttgattatttttcacaattgatgcttcaaaaagctaaggtaacaatcatctcaaaagctgcagatcttgattgatgACTCCAACTAAACTCGTATTATATTACCTATATGGAATACCATTACAtatattggtgatgaaattttcaCATAAATTAAGTTGTATTAATTAACTATAAGTATACTACTCTATACTATATCATGAACTAAAATtttcattgagccaaataaatttattttggcATGACTAATGTGTCATTACTATGTCATGTAAACTCATCTATATACATACTCTACATTGTTGTATAATACAACAACAGTTGCAAACCATCCTAACACggaaattataatttatcgcaTATATGccagttgtcactttaatgggaCAATCCTCCCGCCATTAGGGGGAGCAATATATTTTATGAAAAACGACATGCATTGGTATGTAATATCTATCCACCAtgtctcattttaattttgagaaaaaatctcaattcgttatctttttgacctaaaatttgGTTTGGGCTCGCTATCCCCAATGGATATCATAAATCCAATTTTTTTCATGCATATTTTGCGAATGGTCAAATTAGATAGTCTTCTCGCCATTAGGGGAGGAAACGCTATTGTAATAGCGtgaatttatgtgaaatatagcCACCAAGTGACCAAGTCCAATGTTTCAAGCTCCCTataagggaagattatacaagccctataacacTCTTCATaaggttatacaaagatccacattcttgAATTAATTTGTCCTTGAGAGACAACAAATGCTAAAAGATGCATGGGTACCTGATatgaataagcttattatagctaatgcatgcatatattttgaatgtgtgatagatctctaattgatgatcattgatgatatctcatctgTTGTAGCTACTAAATATCATCAAGGGTTGTATACTACCACGTTTCATTGTGTCGATAAATTatactattggccaaattggaaagaggcaattccaatgaatttgatGAGAGACAACTTTtttataagtacagtgttatattgaagagagacttatggcatgttgtcttggctaatatgaagatcttaaaggaaaATTACTAAAAGCAAATCCCCAAATGTGTCACTataagtcatgggttcgagtcaccatgggggcaggagtgaaaccctttgaacctctttacaaaaaaaaaaaaaacatattgattaatcaaatccttgaccgattcatattgccaaatgcaagtccatgaataaaagagcttaaagctcactcatggaatcaaaaaaTCTAAAGTTTCATATATACTCATTCATTTACagtcaaagtgacttattgcctcaatgaatactatgacaagactaagaaatcgaattcgaattcgaatcatgcttacaatgttgcaacatattctaactttctcgaagttatgaatttatctagagctcatattgagcctatatgaaattatcaattacacaaattgataCTTAGCCATAAGTATGCcatacttaaatttcaatgctcggataaaggtaaatgtgtcaattattgttcctttatattgttattctttaactaatatctttatctataatttgagcaaatgaaattggtTCTACCCTTATCATGTCAGGTAAGATTCATTAAGAATATCATAGTTTTTTGGTAATGCCCTAATttttgcaggaattgcaattcaAGATGAGTTCTgtttatgcaaagcacacatggtctcacctatgtgatcgacacaccatatctaatatacatggtgcatattttttattacatacatgactgaagcttgcaacaatcagagggagattctcatcagggggagcattcaaaatatgctacctaggacatatgcacgttgtactatttttctccttcgaccagggttgtttttgtcccactggatttttgttacttaGCAAGGTTTTTGAAGAGgcaacattaagcgcgtccaacaccatatcatttagtggtggacatccaagggggagtgttataaatattatataaatgtggttgtccactgtaaatattcGTTaattatgtccttatgatgtaaacattactcctatatgagaatgaaatagaCACTTCTACCTCATTCtacattttgtttctctattctatatctctcatattctctagtttataatagttttgttaaaaaaaaaaaaaaaccaactagCCATTGCGTAAATAACGGCTAGATAATATTGGCCATTGATTTGCAATTATGGTGAtaattgcttaattgataatcaTTGATCAATTATGACCATTTGGAATCAAATTGGTTTCATTTAAACCAATAGCAAGCTTCCacatgccccccccccccctccctttttcCTTCTTCTAGCAGCCCATTTTCTCCACATTTAGGTATGCTGCTGGGACCACATATTCTGGACTAGGCCAGCCAAAAGGCTAAACTTAGCCCTCTCACCAGCCCGATAGCCCATCTTTGGCCCTTTTAAAACTTGCTATTGGAGATGAAATAAGGGCTAAATTATAACATTTGGCCCTCTAGACCTCCTTATTGGAGGCGGCCTAAGGAACCCAAGCAACTAGTCTTAGACACTTCTTAGATGCATTCTTTAGGACCTCTTGGGTCCAACATCATTGACTTCATGAGTCACACTAATGCAATTTCATTTGGCACCTCTTAGCTATGAGTGTAAGGGACCTTGTAGGTCTATCAAATGTGGGCACCTCATGGTGCAACCTCTAAGATTTCCATCAATAGTAGGCACTTCATGAGGGAAGGCTCTAGGATGTCATGAGTCCAACTCAAGTAGACACTTTGTGTATGTAGACTCTAGAACCTCTTGGGTCTTACTTATGTAGACACCTCTTGAGGATAGACTCCGAGATCCCCGTAGTTAACCTCATGTAGACACCTCTTAGTTGTAGTTTCTAGGGCCTCCTAGCCTGACACAAGTAGACATCTCATAGTTGTAGGTTCTAGGATGTCCTAAGCTTATTAATTGTACACACCTCATGGGTGTACAAGATTTAATATATTTTTGGCATGCATTGGAGGATGCTTGTGCACGCATTTAGGAAGATTGGGCGCAATCTGAGCAATATGAGAAATAGTGAATGCTTATGTTAAGTGTTTGTCTTTTGTACAGCATGAATCCGACGAGTTAGATTCtaaaaaattatgaaagagATGAAATATTCCCAAAGCACGAGTGATGTTGATTGGGAGGGAAATGAGCAATAGCACGACCTAAGGTGGGGTCATGGCGGTTGGCCATTATTATCGATGATTATTGAATTGATTCTCAATTCCCGTTTTTTTAAGACCATCGTAGTTGAGTCCTCGTTAAATTCACCATTTTTACTAAGGTCAAGTTCTCATAAATGAAATCAGTGCAATCCTAGAGTAATTCACCCTATCAACATGTTGGACACcatctcctcaaaaaaaaaaaaaacatgttggACACCATTTCATCCAAAAGAGAGGAGAAATGAAGTTAGATTTATAAGATAATCTCTCAAATTAGATTTAAAAATGTACTTTTTATCCTTGTAAAACACTTCTTTTGCTTTAGTGGTGAATCATGATATATTCAATTCATTATTTGTTTTGACTTGGATTCTACTGCTAATCTCATTTGGTTAATCTTCACTCTATGATAATTAGCACTTTTATAACGAATATAATTGTGGCTAATTTGAGAGTAATTTCGGTGGTATAAAATTAGTACTCCATTAATAGACATGAAAAATGAGAGCATTGGTAAAATCGATAAATCCTGCTAATTAATAATCACTTAAACCCTGCTAAATTTGCTAATCTAAAAGCCAGAGTTTGACCTTGGCCCCGGAATTAAAACCCATAAATCCCAAGACAGACTGATAATCAGCCTCGTACTAATAATCTATTATTAATTACCTTCATGATTCATCTCATCTGGCTTTGGGTCCTTTGCCCTTTCTTTCTCTATGTTGTGACCCCCGAAAGCCAAAATTATAGTAGTTTTCTGCCCCAAAAATCATtccttttctttaaaaaaacaAACCCTAATCAGGATTATTGTGTTTTAATATGACACCCCACTATGTAGCTAGCATAATGAGTGTACGTCACCTTCTCCTAAAAATTCAAACTCTTTATCGAGATAAGGAGGCTTTTCGCTGTAATTCCAATCAAATCGAAGTCCAATTATTCATAGATGCAAGTTTTATATAACAAAACACATcacaccaacaccaacaccaacaccaacaccaaccaTAACCATAACCATAATCATAACCAcagtctctttctctctccctgtTATGTTATTTTGAAAAGACAGCCACCACCACCTTTCACTGTGTGGAACCCATCAACGAGATTCTTCTCAGTTCTCTTATctatctccacaaatcaaactcaaaatcaaaaacccaCAATTTAAAAAGTGACTTGGAACTCTGATGCAATCGAttacattcttcttcttcttcttgttcttcaatGGGAAATGGGTGCTTGTGTGAAAATGACAGTGCCCATATAAGCTTTAGTCTCTaaatgcagcagcagcagcagcaacaacaagagGACAAAAATGCTGTGTCGAAAGAGTGTCTCCACTGATGACACTGGATCCATGCCTGTGTACTTGAACGTTTATGATCTGACACCTTATAATGGCTACGCTTATTGGCTTGGTCTTGGAGTCTACCATTCTGGTGTACAAGGTTTGTTCTACTTGCCTCAATCCTCATTGTCTTGTTAATAATCTATctgggttttgaaaattttaaactgTGTACTCGATCTGTCAGATATGCTGAAATCTATTCGAGATGGTACTTATGTAATGTGGATCGTTTACTTAATCTTTGGACTTGGTTCAGCGCAGATTGGTAGATTCAATCTCTATTATTTTGGCTGATGACAAAAAGTTCTGGATTTTGAATGATCTGCAATTGAAAGATTCGTAATTTTTAACAGCTTTGGTAGAAATTAGTCATGAACATTCTCTTAAGATACTGTTTTGTTTTTCCTATTTTTATGGGATTTTTCTGGATAGTGTTTGAGGTTAGCAGTTTGGACCTTTATTTTGTATATCATTGTTCAGTTTTGTGGAGGTTTTGATTGGATTGACTTTTGCAGTCCATGGGATTGAGTATGCATTTGGAGCTCATGAGTATCCAACAACTGGGATTTTTGAAGGGGAACCAAAAAAGTGTGAGGGATTTACATTTAGGAAAGCAATTTTGATTGGGAAAACGGATGTTGGGCCTTTAGAGGTGAGAACGGTGATGGAACAGCTTGCTGAGCAATATAGAGGGAATGCATACAACTTGATCACCAAAAACTGCAACCATTTCTGCAATGATGCTTGTATGAGATTGACTGGGAACCCAATTCCAAATTGGGTTAATCGGCTTGCAAGAATCGGTAAGAACTTATCTGACTTTTGCATTTTCATTCTAACTCCTGCAGTGTTTGTAATATTTCATGGGAAATGGCAAATTATAATTCAATGAGCTTCTGTAGACATGGATGCACTTAGTAGTTAGAAGCTAGAACTCCTCCTGCATTAGTGGGGATGTTGTTGTCCGTTGAATCATTCTTATCAATAAAACACAGCAATCCAACTTCAAGTTGTTAGCCtaatcttattatttttctttgtttaattATTTCTCACAATAGATTATGGACCTTGTTATGAAGTCCTTCAAATTAAACTCCGCTACTCTGCATTggatttcttctttgttttaattGTGTGGCTGATTTTGTTATAACACTGGAAAACCATTTATTAAATTGCAGGCTTCCTCTGCAATTGTGTTCTTCCTGTAACTTTAAATTCAACAAAAGTTCGTCATCACAGAATAGACGATAAGGCATATGAAGGAGACGAGAAGAAACTAACAAGCCAAGCAAACAATGTGGCAATACcttctacttcttcttcatcttcatcatcctcTCCATCCGGCCCAACAACCCGCAGGGGTAGAAGCCGAACAAGACGTGCTCATCCTCCTTCGTCGCCTTTGATTGTTGGTTCTTCATCCTGATCATGGTTGTTTGCAGCACAGATTTTCATTTATATTGAGAATTGCTTAAAGGAAAGAGGCAAAGTGAAAAATTCATGTTTCTGTTTCTACTATTTCGTTCATTCTTTAGCTGTGCTCCTGAAAATGCCAACTATGTACATGTACAATTTAAGCAACTGATGATATTTCGCTGCAAAACAATGAAATGAAAGCTGATCCCTCTGGTTTGATTTTTTTACGATGATAAAATGGCAACCAAGTCTGTTTTCCTGACTTGATTTGTACTCACAAAGCAGCTAGTG is a window from the Rosa chinensis cultivar Old Blush chromosome 2, RchiOBHm-V2, whole genome shotgun sequence genome containing:
- the LOC112184456 gene encoding uncharacterized protein LOC112184456, with the protein product MRGNVKTRKMTKKMKNMMRRGEEIQHNLWQKQLAGWLLTQSINNLNGEVLFQAALPATDHARRIRRSPLFDAVTTSEAPQLNYYVNETPYEFEYYLADGIYPKWMTLVQSIKHPDNDAEVYFSTKQEVYYKDVERAFGILQARFGIIRQPARGWERESLSTIMLACIILHNMIVKDERDDYYNGEPDDDDPNPNRSRRARARIYDGPNFPRNPRTGHITMTEYMSRY
- the LOC112188896 gene encoding deSI-like protein At4g17486; translated protein: MLCRKSVSTDDTGSMPVYLNVYDLTPYNGYAYWLGLGVYHSGVQVHGIEYAFGAHEYPTTGIFEGEPKKCEGFTFRKAILIGKTDVGPLEVRTVMEQLAEQYRGNAYNLITKNCNHFCNDACMRLTGNPIPNWVNRLARIGFLCNCVLPVTLNSTKVRHHRIDDKAYEGDEKKLTSQANNVAIPSTSSSSSSSSPSGPTTRRGRSRTRRAHPPSSPLIVGSSS